The Rhodocytophaga rosea genome has a segment encoding these proteins:
- a CDS encoding transposase — translation MLTFLLQRYYAPLAAKGVVSHWKVYYQDESRFGLMTVLRRAITLAGIKPVGAYQHRFIYRYCYGLVEPLTGDHFFITAPQVNTLYFEYMLEEFSRHQPQVFKFIFVDKAGYHRAKALQVPQNIRLVYLPSSNPELNPVERLWGI, via the coding sequence GTGCTCACTTTCCTCTTACAGCGCTACTATGCTCCTTTGGCTGCCAAAGGGGTAGTCAGCCATTGGAAGGTGTACTATCAGGATGAGAGCCGCTTTGGTTTGATGACTGTTTTGAGAAGAGCCATCACCCTTGCCGGCATAAAACCGGTAGGAGCCTATCAGCACCGCTTCATCTACCGCTACTGCTATGGATTGGTAGAACCGCTGACAGGAGATCACTTCTTTATTACTGCCCCACAGGTTAACACGCTTTACTTTGAGTATATGCTTGAGGAGTTTAGCCGCCATCAACCGCAAGTGTTCAAGTTTATCTTTGTAGACAAAGCAGGCTATCACCGGGCAAAAGCCTTGCAAGTGCCCCAAAATATCCGCCTGGTGTATTTACCTTCTTCCAACCCTGAACTCAATCCGGTCGAAAGGCTGTGGGGGATATGA
- a CDS encoding helix-turn-helix domain-containing protein yields the protein MGRVTKTELIESAEQLLKMSKKIAHPLAGARLRAFYLYKSGQAKAYGQIAAAVGYERHAVGQWFRLYKQKGLQACLQIDPGGHKRASQIAGKVLEQLKAKLADPNNYFTSYKQIHEWLHTAHGIDLSYEHVHWFVHRQLGAKLKVVRKSNLKKDLAYEQKYKKN from the coding sequence ATGGGAAGAGTAACCAAAACTGAGCTCATCGAGAGTGCCGAGCAGTTGCTGAAGATGAGCAAAAAAATAGCCCATCCGCTAGCCGGAGCCAGACTGCGGGCTTTTTACCTCTACAAGAGTGGGCAGGCTAAAGCGTATGGACAAATAGCTGCTGCCGTAGGCTATGAGCGTCATGCAGTGGGCCAGTGGTTCCGGCTTTACAAACAGAAAGGGCTGCAAGCCTGTCTTCAGATAGATCCGGGCGGCCACAAAAGGGCATCACAGATTGCAGGTAAAGTACTTGAGCAGTTGAAGGCAAAGCTTGCTGATCCAAACAACTATTTTACTTCTTATAAGCAAATCCATGAGTGGTTGCACACGGCGCATGGCATTGATCTGAGCTATGAGCATGTACATTGGTTTGTCCACCGACAGCTGGGGGCAAAGCTGAAAGTGGTTAGAAAGAGCAACCTGAAAAAGGATCTAGCCTATGAGCAGAAGTATAAAAAAAACTAA
- a CDS encoding ABC transporter ATP-binding protein, whose product MEKLLKVINVSKKYENQSGNALSNISFEVDKGKLLAIVGESGSGKTTLLKLLAGVEETDSGQILLEEKPVTGPSFNLVPGHKQVKLLFQDFRLFPNITLYQNIEYVLRAYSKSFQKERISEMLQLCKLTHLQDRYPRELSGGEQQRAALARALADEPLLLLLDEPFSNMDVRLKGQLKEDLIDIISKSHTTAIVVTHEASDALSMADTIAVIKSGQILQADTPQGIYKQPLSPYTAQFFGTCTIVKAQDLIPYMKEQLQTKKSMPYPKDTLICIRAEHIHLGTSECFHMKATISKISYYGAYYQVVASVDKRLQLTFHTTNAFLSKGERVPLCIDTEAIHYFYA is encoded by the coding sequence ATGGAAAAATTGCTGAAAGTAATAAACGTTTCTAAGAAATATGAAAATCAATCTGGTAATGCCCTATCCAATATTTCTTTTGAAGTAGACAAAGGAAAGCTTTTAGCTATAGTGGGAGAAAGTGGAAGTGGTAAAACTACGCTGCTCAAACTCCTAGCAGGCGTAGAAGAGACTGATTCTGGGCAAATTCTTCTGGAGGAAAAACCAGTTACAGGGCCATCATTCAATCTAGTGCCGGGGCATAAACAGGTAAAACTACTTTTTCAAGATTTTCGTCTTTTTCCAAATATCACCCTTTACCAGAATATAGAATACGTATTGAGAGCGTATAGCAAATCATTCCAGAAGGAAAGAATCAGCGAGATGCTGCAGCTATGCAAATTAACTCATCTGCAAGATAGATATCCCAGGGAATTGTCTGGGGGAGAGCAGCAAAGAGCCGCACTTGCCCGGGCCTTAGCCGATGAACCTTTGTTATTATTGCTGGATGAACCCTTCAGTAATATGGATGTGCGGCTGAAAGGACAACTGAAAGAAGATTTAATAGATATTATTTCAAAAAGCCATACGACAGCCATAGTGGTTACCCACGAGGCAAGTGATGCCTTATCGATGGCAGATACCATAGCGGTTATAAAAAGTGGACAAATTCTCCAGGCAGATACCCCTCAAGGAATTTACAAACAACCTTTATCCCCATATACTGCCCAGTTTTTTGGTACGTGTACCATAGTAAAAGCACAAGATCTTATACCCTACATGAAAGAGCAGCTCCAGACCAAAAAAAGCATGCCTTATCCTAAAGATACCTTGATTTGTATCAGAGCTGAACATATCCACCTGGGTACTTCTGAATGCTTTCATATGAAAGCTACTATTTCTAAAATAAGTTATTATGGGGCCTATTATCAGGTAGTAGCCTCGGTAGACAAACGGCTTCAACTTACATTTCATACAACAAACGCTTTTTTAAGCAAAGGTGAAAGGGTGCCATTGTGTATAGATACAGAGGCTATTCATTATTTTTATGCGTAA
- a CDS encoding Gfo/Idh/MocA family protein, which translates to MKNTNRRSFLKKTATAASAIFVAPTIIPASALGKNGHVAPSDRINLAFIGAGNQAENDVGSFLTDDRVQITTICDVNKESTGYWDGKVGGREYIMRKVDTFYTEKFGKKYKACRGYADFREVLNLKEVDAVEVVTPDHWHSIPVLMAAAAGKDIYCQKPLSLTVAEGRAMSNAAKKYNIVFQTGSQQRSDSNFRRICELTRNGRIGELKTVVCGLPAGTPDFGKTGQLTQTIPVPKDFDYEMWLGPAPFAPYSPSRTHVNYRWVLDYSGGMVTDWGGHHPDIAQWGMNTDNTGPVKIRNAKAIWSTHPIWNTATEFYFECIYKNGVTLIVQSGKDFGVTFKGSEGEVWATRGSHKVFPPKLADTIIKEDEDQLYKSENHYRNFIDCVLSRKATIAPAETGHRSITISHLGNIAMMLEQDLDWDPEQERFINNFAANQLLSRQMREPWGAIYNRYLV; encoded by the coding sequence ATGAAAAACACAAATAGAAGATCATTCCTTAAAAAAACAGCTACAGCCGCTTCTGCCATCTTTGTTGCTCCTACCATTATTCCTGCTTCAGCCTTAGGTAAAAATGGGCATGTAGCCCCTTCAGACAGGATCAATCTTGCCTTTATTGGAGCCGGGAATCAGGCGGAGAATGATGTGGGTAGCTTTTTAACCGATGACAGAGTACAAATCACGACTATTTGTGATGTCAATAAAGAAAGTACCGGCTATTGGGACGGAAAGGTAGGGGGCAGAGAGTATATCATGAGAAAAGTAGATACGTTCTACACTGAAAAATTTGGTAAGAAATATAAAGCTTGCAGAGGCTATGCAGATTTTCGTGAAGTCCTCAACTTAAAAGAGGTAGATGCAGTGGAAGTAGTAACCCCCGATCACTGGCACTCGATTCCTGTTTTGATGGCAGCTGCGGCAGGCAAGGATATCTATTGTCAGAAACCCCTTTCCCTTACAGTAGCTGAAGGAAGAGCGATGAGTAATGCCGCAAAAAAATATAACATCGTATTTCAAACAGGCAGCCAGCAACGATCAGATTCAAATTTTAGACGCATCTGTGAACTAACCCGCAATGGCAGGATAGGAGAGCTCAAAACGGTGGTATGTGGCCTGCCTGCAGGCACCCCTGACTTTGGAAAAACCGGACAGTTAACCCAGACTATACCCGTACCTAAAGACTTTGATTATGAAATGTGGCTGGGACCTGCCCCCTTTGCCCCTTACAGCCCTTCCCGGACTCATGTAAACTACAGATGGGTTTTGGACTACTCTGGTGGGATGGTAACGGATTGGGGAGGGCATCATCCGGATATTGCTCAGTGGGGAATGAATACAGATAATACCGGTCCTGTAAAAATCCGCAATGCCAAAGCTATCTGGTCTACTCATCCAATCTGGAATACAGCTACAGAGTTTTACTTTGAATGTATCTACAAGAATGGGGTGACATTAATCGTACAGAGCGGTAAAGACTTTGGAGTTACCTTTAAGGGAAGTGAAGGAGAAGTATGGGCCACTCGGGGCAGTCACAAGGTTTTTCCACCAAAATTAGCTGATACAATCATTAAGGAAGACGAAGATCAACTCTATAAGAGTGAAAATCACTACCGGAACTTTATCGATTGCGTGCTATCAAGAAAAGCTACTATTGCTCCGGCAGAAACAGGACATCGGTCCATTACCATTTCACATCTTGGAAATATTGCGATGATGCTGGAGCAGGATCTGGATTGGGATCCTGAACAGGAACGTTTTATTAATAACTTTGCAGCTAATCAGTTGCTCTCACGACAGATGAGAGAACCTTGGGGAGCCATTTATAACAGATATCTTGTGTAA
- a CDS encoding aldo/keto reductase, producing MEYRQLGSCGLQVPVLSFGTATFGGGNDFFKAWASTQQEEANRMVNLCLEAGVTMFDTADVYSTGLSEQILGKALQGKRNQVLVSTKATFPFGQGPNNQGSSRFHITKQVEGSLKRLQTDYIDLYYMHGFDGNTAVEETLRSLDDLVQSGKVRYIAASNFSGWHLMKSLAISEKYGWSPYVAHQVYYSLANREYEWELMPLGLDQKVGGIIWSPLSAGRLTGKYRRNQALPPDSRVAQGGSPVPEAVVNQEVFYNTIDALDEVAAQAGKTVAQVALNWLLQRPTVSSIIIGARNEEQLKQNIEAVGWKLTVEQVKKLDAASEMPAIYPYWHQRQNTTLNPLPDFYK from the coding sequence ATGGAATACAGACAATTAGGCTCTTGCGGACTGCAGGTGCCAGTGCTGAGTTTTGGCACAGCCACTTTTGGAGGAGGTAACGACTTTTTTAAAGCCTGGGCAAGCACTCAGCAAGAGGAAGCAAACCGTATGGTCAATCTTTGTCTGGAGGCAGGCGTAACTATGTTTGATACGGCAGATGTATATTCTACAGGCCTCTCCGAACAGATATTAGGTAAAGCCTTACAAGGAAAGCGGAATCAAGTGCTTGTTTCCACAAAAGCTACTTTTCCTTTTGGGCAGGGTCCTAACAACCAGGGCTCTTCCCGTTTCCATATAACCAAACAAGTAGAGGGTAGCCTCAAACGCTTGCAGACCGATTATATAGATCTTTATTATATGCATGGCTTTGATGGAAATACAGCGGTAGAGGAAACCTTACGTAGCTTGGATGATTTGGTGCAAAGCGGAAAAGTACGCTATATAGCTGCCTCCAACTTTTCAGGGTGGCATCTGATGAAATCGTTAGCTATTTCAGAAAAGTATGGGTGGAGCCCATATGTAGCGCATCAGGTCTATTATTCCCTGGCCAATAGAGAATATGAATGGGAACTGATGCCACTTGGTTTGGATCAAAAAGTAGGAGGTATTATCTGGTCTCCCCTTTCAGCAGGCCGGTTAACTGGCAAGTACCGCCGCAATCAAGCTTTGCCTCCTGATAGCCGGGTAGCACAAGGCGGGAGTCCGGTTCCTGAAGCCGTAGTCAATCAGGAAGTATTTTACAATACCATTGATGCCCTGGATGAAGTGGCTGCTCAAGCAGGAAAAACTGTGGCTCAGGTAGCCCTTAACTGGCTATTGCAACGTCCAACGGTTAGTAGCATTATTATCGGGGCCCGTAATGAAGAGCAGTTAAAGCAAAATATAGAAGCAGTAGGCTGGAAACTTACTGTGGAGCAGGTAAAGAAATTAGATGCTGCAAGTGAAATGCCGGCTATCTACCCCTATTGGCATCAGAGGCAAAATACGACACTTAATCCCCTGCCTGACTTTTACAAATAA
- a CDS encoding SMP-30/gluconolactonase/LRE family protein: protein MKKLILVLFLFSHVLAVAQNNTETYPQDPASVEQAGVPKGEVLKLIFENSAIFPGTWREYWVYVPEQYDGKKPACVYVNQDGLQWNAPTVFDNLIHQKEMPVTIGVFVTPGRVLAANPDAALDRFNRSYEFDALGDSYARFILEEILPHVEQQKTADGRSIILSKNGNDRAIGGSSTGAVAAFTAAWEWPGEFSRVFSVVGTFVGLRGADQYHTLIRKVEPKPLRIFLQDGTNDLHVYAGDWWKANETMERALTFAGYEVNHIWGEGAHNNQHGRAIFPDAMRYLWKDWPKPVKKGTTANAALKDILIPGEEWELVGEGYSSTDGIIANAAGEVFFQDILTNRTYKVDKNGIVGSFTSPAKKARGTAFGKDGKRYIMSAITRKILSYDSQGKETVVARLIAGKDLVVAHNGNMYVTSADEKDTSGKIYLIKPDGEKILVDEGVKYAGGITLTPDQQQLYVTESTSHVVWIYQIQPDGKLAYKQKYGWLHTNEYDEYVSGANGLKCDYKGRVYVTTKMGIQVLDQIGKTQAILPVPGGNASDICFGGPDFNTLYVTAGNKVYRRKLNVRGVNTFEAPFKPAKPSL, encoded by the coding sequence ATGAAAAAATTAATTTTGGTTCTTTTCCTCTTCTCCCACGTATTAGCAGTTGCCCAGAATAATACAGAAACCTATCCTCAGGACCCGGCTTCTGTTGAGCAGGCAGGTGTGCCCAAAGGGGAAGTACTCAAATTAATTTTTGAAAACTCTGCCATTTTTCCGGGTACCTGGCGGGAATACTGGGTTTATGTTCCGGAACAATACGATGGAAAGAAACCAGCCTGTGTATATGTAAACCAGGATGGCTTACAATGGAATGCCCCCACGGTGTTCGATAATTTAATTCACCAAAAGGAAATGCCAGTTACTATTGGGGTGTTTGTAACCCCTGGCAGAGTACTTGCAGCCAATCCAGATGCTGCCCTGGACCGGTTTAACCGCAGTTATGAGTTTGATGCATTAGGAGATAGCTACGCACGCTTTATTCTGGAAGAAATTTTACCCCATGTAGAACAGCAGAAGACGGCAGATGGCCGCTCAATCATACTCTCTAAAAATGGAAATGACCGGGCTATTGGCGGATCAAGTACCGGAGCAGTCGCCGCCTTTACTGCCGCCTGGGAATGGCCGGGGGAATTCTCCCGGGTATTTAGTGTAGTGGGTACATTCGTGGGTCTTCGGGGCGCAGATCAATATCATACCCTGATACGGAAAGTAGAGCCCAAACCTTTACGGATATTTTTGCAGGATGGTACCAACGATTTACATGTGTATGCCGGTGACTGGTGGAAAGCCAATGAAACCATGGAAAGGGCTTTAACCTTTGCCGGCTATGAGGTAAATCATATCTGGGGAGAAGGCGCACATAATAATCAGCATGGGAGGGCTATTTTTCCTGATGCAATGCGGTATCTGTGGAAGGACTGGCCAAAACCTGTAAAAAAAGGAACAACGGCTAATGCGGCCTTAAAAGATATATTAATTCCTGGTGAAGAATGGGAATTAGTAGGGGAGGGGTATAGCTCTACAGATGGAATTATAGCCAATGCGGCAGGAGAAGTTTTTTTTCAGGATATTCTTACCAACAGAACCTATAAAGTAGATAAGAATGGAATCGTAGGTTCTTTTACATCTCCGGCAAAGAAAGCCCGTGGTACAGCTTTTGGGAAAGATGGGAAACGCTATATAATGTCAGCCATTACCCGGAAAATTCTTAGCTACGATTCACAAGGAAAAGAAACAGTAGTAGCCCGCCTGATAGCAGGTAAGGATCTGGTGGTAGCACATAATGGAAATATGTATGTTACGTCGGCTGATGAAAAAGATACCTCTGGCAAAATATATTTGATAAAGCCTGATGGAGAAAAGATACTTGTAGATGAAGGCGTAAAATATGCAGGTGGTATTACCCTTACTCCTGACCAGCAGCAATTATACGTGACCGAATCCACTTCACATGTCGTCTGGATTTATCAGATACAACCAGACGGTAAACTTGCTTATAAGCAAAAGTATGGCTGGCTGCATACCAATGAGTACGATGAGTATGTCTCCGGAGCAAATGGCCTGAAATGCGATTATAAAGGCCGGGTTTATGTAACTACTAAAATGGGCATACAAGTACTCGACCAGATCGGCAAGACTCAGGCTATATTACCAGTTCCAGGTGGAAATGCTTCTGATATTTGTTTTGGAGGTCCTGATTTTAATACTTTGTATGTTACTGCCGGAAATAAAGTTTACCGCCGGAAGTTAAATGTTCGGGGAGTAAATACTTTTGAAGCTCCCTTTAAACCAGCAAAGCCCAGCCTATAA
- a CDS encoding c-type cytochrome domain-containing protein produces MRSSLIQKLLIRPVSIRKIDIPYRFLLLPLAVAVLFLPLWKPAEGRVPDFVYWIGRFHPLVVHFPVVLVLLALLFELGRRIKVLRTSVTTIRVLLALALLGCVVSLAMGFLLYYTGEYTGAVMQGHLWGGVLLTSAMAVAFFLFLNFQQYRTQVYYNSYLTLLAVANGILLYTSHQGGSLTHGSEYLTEYTPKFNYGAQAVWEPKPVEKMLVFNDLVVPVLNKKCMSCHNENKSKGDLIMTSYAYLLKGGKGEHPTLVPGSAEKSEMHKRVLLPVDDDDRMPPKGKPSLTKQEVDLIAWWIDHGADTTLRVQEMASEVQIKPMVVSYLKELETQQRTSFLQQQSLEKLLKELPAKDNLVLQLDSYEEKGINLSMPFPLVSFKDEDLLAVQPLFPSITKASFMGSDITDDALYHVSQMSSLRELYLQQTQIEGIGLVHLSSLKNLRLLDLSKTKINDGQLLHILQLPNLEELFLYETQVSKEVVEAIRKNKPHLDLRLERGKFF; encoded by the coding sequence ATGCGTAGTAGTTTAATACAGAAGTTACTAATCCGGCCTGTTTCAATCCGGAAAATAGATATTCCTTATAGGTTCCTTCTCTTGCCTCTGGCTGTGGCAGTACTATTTCTTCCCCTCTGGAAACCGGCTGAAGGCAGAGTGCCTGACTTTGTATATTGGATAGGCCGTTTCCACCCATTGGTAGTGCATTTTCCGGTAGTACTCGTGCTACTGGCATTGCTGTTTGAACTAGGCAGGCGAATTAAAGTCCTGCGAACCTCAGTCACTACTATTCGGGTATTGCTGGCTCTTGCGCTGCTTGGTTGTGTCGTCTCGCTGGCAATGGGGTTTTTGTTGTACTATACTGGTGAGTATACTGGTGCGGTTATGCAGGGACACCTGTGGGGAGGAGTATTACTTACTTCGGCCATGGCAGTGGCTTTTTTTCTCTTTTTAAACTTTCAGCAATACCGTACTCAAGTCTACTATAACAGTTACCTTACTTTATTAGCAGTAGCCAATGGAATACTCCTGTATACAAGCCATCAAGGAGGATCATTAACCCATGGGAGCGAATATCTTACCGAGTATACGCCCAAATTCAATTATGGAGCACAGGCAGTATGGGAGCCTAAACCAGTGGAGAAGATGCTGGTATTTAATGATCTGGTGGTGCCTGTGTTAAATAAGAAATGCATGAGCTGCCATAACGAAAACAAATCAAAGGGCGACCTGATCATGACTTCCTATGCCTACCTGCTCAAAGGAGGAAAAGGGGAGCATCCGACATTAGTGCCTGGTTCGGCGGAAAAAAGCGAGATGCATAAGCGGGTGCTTCTGCCCGTAGACGATGATGACCGTATGCCTCCAAAGGGCAAACCTTCGCTGACAAAACAAGAGGTAGACCTGATCGCCTGGTGGATAGATCACGGCGCAGACACCACATTACGGGTACAGGAAATGGCTTCCGAGGTTCAAATAAAGCCTATGGTAGTGAGTTACCTAAAAGAACTGGAAACACAGCAACGGACTAGTTTCCTGCAACAACAAAGCCTGGAGAAATTGTTGAAAGAACTGCCAGCCAAAGATAATCTAGTATTGCAATTGGATTCTTACGAGGAGAAAGGTATTAATCTCTCCATGCCATTTCCGCTGGTAAGCTTTAAAGACGAAGATTTACTGGCAGTGCAGCCACTGTTTCCCAGTATCACAAAAGCTTCTTTTATGGGAAGCGATATTACCGATGATGCCTTGTACCATGTAAGTCAAATGAGTTCTTTGCGTGAACTATACCTGCAACAAACTCAGATAGAAGGCATCGGCCTCGTTCATCTTTCTTCCCTGAAAAACCTGCGCTTACTGGATCTTTCCAAAACCAAGATTAATGACGGGCAATTGTTACATATCCTGCAATTGCCGAACTTGGAAGAGTTATTCTTGTATGAAACCCAGGTATCTAAAGAGGTGGTGGAAGCCATCCGTAAAAACAAACCCCATTTAGATCTCCGGTTGGAACGAGGGAAATTCTTTTAA
- a CDS encoding DUF1552 domain-containing protein, producing MSSTWHISRRRMLKGIGASIALPFLQAMVPPGMSAYNMPKKPVRFACLYMPNGVNKDHWTPAKFGKDFELTSTLKPLEKVKQDILVLNELMNKGSIFPGAEGHFCKTANIMTCKPILKTTGENINSGGISFDQLIAQQKGQDTLYDSLQYGMERINSGVCGATGFTRLYAASISWKSPTQPCTREIDPRMAFDRLFRGVMPVSKKRDETWKQSVLDMVQDDAHALQRKLGRSDQDKLEEYLESIRSLEKRIDNEEKLKTFNQQVTPKIKKELVGLNLRIDEFKEQFVGVDITEKVRQMLDIIALAFWSDATRVTTFMFGNAASNRNFSFLKGVQGSHHQISHHQNHAGEMEQYRRINEFYVAQYAYFLEKLKSIPDGEGNLLDNSMIMFTSGLRDGNSHSSVNIPVIVAGKAGGRLKTGQNLQFKKETPLSNLYLSMARVLDMRLSSFADSTGELSDMYA from the coding sequence ATGAGTAGCACATGGCATATCTCCCGCAGACGGATGTTAAAAGGCATAGGGGCCAGTATCGCCCTTCCGTTTTTACAGGCTATGGTTCCTCCAGGAATGAGCGCTTATAATATGCCTAAAAAGCCGGTACGGTTTGCATGCCTGTATATGCCCAATGGCGTGAACAAAGATCACTGGACGCCAGCTAAGTTTGGTAAAGACTTTGAGTTAACGAGTACGCTAAAGCCTTTGGAGAAGGTGAAACAAGATATTCTCGTACTAAATGAACTGATGAATAAGGGCTCCATCTTTCCGGGCGCAGAGGGACATTTTTGCAAGACGGCCAACATCATGACCTGCAAACCTATTTTGAAGACTACCGGTGAAAATATTAACAGTGGGGGCATTTCTTTCGATCAGCTCATCGCTCAGCAAAAGGGTCAAGACACGCTGTATGATTCTCTTCAATATGGTATGGAACGGATCAACTCAGGGGTCTGTGGAGCCACCGGGTTTACACGCTTATATGCTGCAAGCATCTCCTGGAAATCCCCGACACAGCCTTGTACCCGGGAGATCGATCCACGCATGGCCTTTGACCGTTTGTTCCGGGGCGTTATGCCAGTTTCTAAAAAGCGCGATGAAACCTGGAAGCAGAGTGTACTGGACATGGTGCAGGACGATGCGCATGCGCTGCAACGTAAACTGGGCCGCTCCGACCAGGATAAGCTGGAAGAGTACCTGGAATCGATTCGCTCCCTGGAAAAACGTATTGACAACGAAGAGAAGTTGAAAACTTTTAATCAGCAGGTAACCCCTAAAATCAAGAAAGAACTGGTTGGCCTGAATTTACGGATTGATGAGTTCAAAGAACAGTTTGTAGGGGTAGACATTACCGAAAAGGTGCGGCAGATGCTCGACATTATAGCGCTTGCCTTCTGGAGCGATGCTACCCGGGTTACTACTTTTATGTTTGGTAATGCAGCCAGCAACCGCAACTTCTCATTTTTGAAAGGCGTGCAGGGTAGCCATCACCAGATATCCCATCACCAGAACCATGCCGGCGAAATGGAGCAATACCGCAGAATAAACGAGTTTTATGTGGCCCAGTATGCGTATTTCCTCGAAAAACTTAAATCTATTCCCGATGGCGAGGGTAATCTGCTCGATAACTCTATGATCATGTTTACTTCCGGCTTACGGGATGGTAACTCTCATTCGTCGGTTAATATACCCGTTATTGTAGCCGGCAAAGCAGGAGGGCGGCTGAAAACTGGGCAGAACCTTCAATTTAAAAAAGAAACTCCTTTATCCAATCTTTATCTTTCTATGGCCCGTGTGCTAGACATGCGCTTGTCGAGCTTTGCCGATAGTACTGGAGAATTGAGTGATATGTATGCGTAG